The following coding sequences lie in one Pelobacter seleniigenes DSM 18267 genomic window:
- a CDS encoding glucosaminidase domain-containing protein, with protein sequence MKRIKSNTYLLPLVFVIGLLVASCTESSAPVYRGPEVQILGETSYRDLETKFNRYSYRLDNIENGIPPLILRSLPDDLSEINSSRKRKSIFLKSLLPMVLLANNEIHYERQKLEKISRAYTAHQQLDSAQEHILASLADRYDVKFTQEDTESTLEILQRRIDIIPADLALAQAANESAWGTSRFSRVANNLFGEWTFQPGQGIVPLGRPEGETYEVQKFNTVYDSVRSYLHNLNTHPAYRDLRNIREQLREEGKKPNGLALAEGLLRYSVRGEEYVNELKAMIRKNRLDRLAQAKLRITSI encoded by the coding sequence ATGAAACGAATAAAATCAAACACATATCTGCTTCCACTGGTTTTCGTCATCGGCCTGCTGGTGGCAAGCTGCACAGAGAGTTCGGCTCCGGTTTACCGAGGTCCCGAGGTCCAGATTTTAGGGGAAACCTCCTATCGGGATCTTGAAACCAAATTCAACCGTTACAGTTATCGACTTGACAATATTGAAAACGGCATCCCCCCGCTGATATTGCGTAGTCTGCCCGATGATCTTTCCGAAATCAACTCCAGCAGGAAAAGAAAAAGCATCTTCCTTAAATCCCTTTTGCCGATGGTCCTATTGGCCAACAACGAAATTCACTACGAGCGGCAGAAACTGGAAAAAATCAGCAGGGCCTATACAGCTCATCAGCAACTCGATTCAGCCCAGGAACATATCCTCGCCTCCCTGGCAGACCGCTATGATGTCAAGTTTACTCAGGAGGATACCGAATCCACCCTGGAGATACTCCAGCGCCGGATCGACATCATCCCTGCTGACTTGGCCCTGGCCCAGGCGGCCAATGAATCAGCCTGGGGCACCTCTCGCTTTTCACGAGTCGCCAACAACCTGTTCGGGGAATGGACGTTCCAACCCGGGCAAGGGATTGTGCCTCTGGGCCGACCCGAGGGCGAAACTTACGAGGTGCAGAAATTTAACACCGTATACGATTCAGTCCGCTCTTACCTGCACAATCTAAACACCCACCCGGCCTATCGGGATCTCCGTAACATCCGCGAACAGCTGCGCGAAGAGGGGAAGAAACCCAACGGGCTGGCTCTGGCTGAAGGCTTGTTGCGTTATTCGGTCAGGGGCGAGGAATACGTCAACGAATTAAAGGCAATGATTCGCAAGAACCGGCTGGATCGCCTGGCGCAGGCAAAACTGCGAATCACAAGCATCTGA
- a CDS encoding secondary thiamine-phosphate synthase enzyme YjbQ: MRSFRKELSFNIPSRRGFVNITARVRECLQESGIREGLLLCNAMHITASVFINDDESGLHHDFERWLEQLAPHQPLDLYRHNNTGEDNGDAHLKRTVMGREVVVAVTGGQLDFGPWEQIFYGEFDGRRKKRVLVKIIGE, translated from the coding sequence ATGAGGTCATTTAGAAAGGAGCTGTCTTTCAATATTCCCAGCCGGCGAGGCTTTGTCAACATCACCGCACGGGTCCGGGAGTGTCTGCAGGAAAGCGGGATCCGCGAAGGCCTTTTGCTGTGCAATGCCATGCACATCACCGCGTCTGTTTTTATCAATGATGATGAGTCCGGGCTTCATCATGACTTTGAGCGTTGGCTCGAACAGCTTGCTCCGCATCAGCCCCTCGATCTTTATCGGCATAATAATACCGGTGAAGATAACGGTGATGCTCATTTGAAAAGAACGGTCATGGGGCGTGAGGTTGTCGTTGCGGTGACTGGGGGACAGCTCGATTTCGGTCCCTGGGAACAAATTTTTTATGGCGAGTTTGACGGGCGCAGAAAAAAAAGAGTCCTGGTGAAAATTATTGGCGAGTGA
- a CDS encoding ferritin family protein: MSSDQGSGTESVKAVCYTLEVALEKAIAMEERGFRNYLKAIQLVKDRQGKAILRDAAKEELDHKQRIELALLEGHDSNAAILHQELPTMNLDYVFEQKEISPDADARTALAYAIHLEKQAVDFYKALISGCEGAPMAGLFKRLLADETRHLKNLEDFYERYFLTEN; encoded by the coding sequence ATGAGCAGTGATCAGGGAAGCGGAACGGAGTCTGTTAAAGCGGTATGTTACACGCTTGAAGTTGCGTTGGAAAAGGCGATTGCCATGGAAGAGCGTGGCTTTCGCAATTATTTGAAAGCTATCCAACTGGTTAAAGACCGTCAAGGCAAAGCTATTCTGAGGGATGCGGCCAAGGAAGAGCTTGACCACAAACAACGCATTGAACTTGCCTTACTGGAAGGGCATGACAGCAATGCCGCCATCCTGCATCAAGAACTGCCGACCATGAACCTTGACTACGTTTTTGAGCAGAAGGAGATTTCCCCGGATGCCGATGCCAGGACTGCTCTGGCATATGCCATTCATTTGGAAAAACAGGCGGTTGATTTTTATAAGGCCTTGATCAGCGGTTGCGAGGGCGCACCCATGGCTGGCCTGTTCAAGCGTTTGCTGGCCGACGAAACGCGCCATTTGAAAAATCTTGAGGATTTTTATGAGCGCTATTTTTTGACTGAGAACTGA
- the htpG gene encoding molecular chaperone HtpG — MSEEMNREEGSISIHTENIFPIIKKWLYSDKDIFLRELVSNAVDAIHKLQNINLIEGLKLTDEYKVDIHIDKDAGTLTISDNGIGMTADEVRKYINQVAFSSAEDFVEKFKDLEDKNQIIGHFGLGFYSSFMVANQVEIKTLSYQQDAEAVHWTCSGTTSYTLEKTEKKGRGTDVTLKLNDDEKEFLDPARVREILKKFCNFLPVSISLEGAEVNDKNPLWTRAASEVSEEEYKEFYRKLYPMSDEPLFWIHLNIDFPFNLKGIVYFPRLHNEFDLTKSHIKLFCNQVFVSDNTPELIPEFLTPLQGCLDAPDLPLNVSRSYLQNEPQVRKIREVISGRVAAKIVELAKMEREQFVPIWEDIHTFVKYGMMREDKFYDKVKDRVIYRTTAEDKYTTLPEYLERAKDNHENKVYYANDEGAQATYLKLFKSQGMEALILDSMIDSHFIQFLESKNTDLKFERVDSDITENLLEQDAGKKIVSGPDNKTKEERIEQVFKDKLDIKGLSVRVETLKDDSVPGMILLNEQSRRLKEMMRTMGQGEMPDMFSEHTLMVNTASPAVAKILKLQDEGDAETAGLLIEQIYDLAMLSHQAISKERMAGFLERSSKLIGMI, encoded by the coding sequence ATGTCAGAAGAGATGAACAGGGAAGAAGGCAGTATTTCCATTCATACGGAAAATATCTTTCCGATCATCAAGAAATGGTTGTACAGCGACAAGGATATCTTTCTCAGGGAATTGGTTTCCAATGCCGTTGATGCGATCCATAAGTTGCAGAATATCAACCTTATCGAAGGGCTCAAGCTTACGGATGAGTACAAAGTTGATATCCATATCGACAAGGACGCCGGAACCCTGACGATCAGCGATAACGGGATCGGCATGACGGCGGATGAAGTCCGCAAATATATAAATCAGGTTGCATTTTCTTCTGCCGAAGACTTTGTTGAAAAGTTCAAGGATCTTGAAGATAAAAACCAGATTATCGGTCATTTTGGCCTCGGGTTTTATTCCAGTTTCATGGTGGCCAATCAAGTTGAAATTAAGACCCTGTCTTATCAGCAAGATGCCGAGGCTGTGCACTGGACCTGCTCGGGTACGACCAGCTATACCTTGGAAAAGACCGAGAAAAAGGGGCGTGGAACCGACGTTACCCTGAAGCTGAACGACGATGAAAAAGAATTTCTCGACCCTGCCAGGGTTCGGGAAATCCTCAAGAAATTCTGTAATTTCCTGCCGGTATCCATCTCTTTGGAAGGTGCTGAGGTCAACGACAAAAATCCGCTCTGGACCCGTGCGGCTTCCGAGGTGAGCGAAGAAGAATATAAAGAGTTCTACCGCAAGCTGTATCCGATGTCGGACGAACCCTTGTTCTGGATTCATTTGAACATCGATTTTCCTTTCAATCTGAAAGGGATCGTTTATTTCCCGCGCCTGCATAATGAGTTTGACCTGACCAAGAGTCATATCAAGCTGTTCTGCAACCAGGTGTTTGTGTCCGACAACACCCCGGAACTGATCCCGGAATTCCTCACTCCGCTGCAAGGCTGTCTGGATGCCCCTGATCTGCCCCTCAATGTGTCGCGCAGTTATCTGCAGAACGAACCCCAGGTCCGGAAGATTCGCGAAGTCATCAGCGGGCGGGTGGCCGCGAAGATTGTTGAGCTGGCCAAAATGGAGCGTGAGCAGTTTGTGCCGATTTGGGAAGATATTCATACCTTCGTCAAGTATGGCATGATGCGCGAAGACAAGTTCTATGACAAAGTCAAGGATCGGGTCATTTACCGGACCACGGCAGAAGACAAGTACACGACGCTGCCGGAATACCTGGAACGGGCCAAGGACAATCACGAAAACAAGGTTTATTATGCCAATGATGAAGGGGCGCAGGCCACCTACCTGAAGCTGTTCAAGTCACAGGGGATGGAAGCCTTGATCCTTGATTCGATGATCGATAGCCACTTTATCCAGTTTTTGGAATCGAAAAATACCGATCTCAAGTTTGAACGGGTCGATTCCGACATCACTGAAAACCTGCTTGAACAGGATGCCGGTAAGAAGATCGTCAGCGGACCGGACAATAAAACCAAGGAAGAGCGGATTGAGCAGGTTTTTAAAGACAAGCTTGATATCAAAGGGCTGTCGGTGCGGGTTGAGACCCTCAAGGATGATTCTGTGCCGGGGATGATCCTGCTCAACGAGCAGTCGCGGCGACTCAAGGAAATGATGCGGACCATGGGGCAAGGGGAGATGCCGGATATGTTTTCCGAGCACACCCTGATGGTGAATACGGCCAGCCCGGCGGTTGCAAAAATCCTGAAACTGCAGGACGAAGGCGATGCCGAAACTGCAGGATTGCTGATTGAACAGATTTATGACCTGGCCATGTTGTCCCATCAGGCGATCAGCAAGGAGCGCATGGCCGGCTTCCTGGAACGCAGCAGCAAGCTGATCGGTATGATCTGA
- a CDS encoding tRNA (cytidine(34)-2'-O)-methyltransferase, with the protein MRDLTPFHIVLIEPEIPPNTGNIGRLCAATGTHLHLVGTLGFSLDDKHLKRAGLDYWPEVKLSRWDSFAELKQQHPDAKFWYTSKKASRNYTQVEFSTGDFLVFGKETKGLPEDLLEAEQEHALRIPIFNSAVRSLNLANSAAIILYEALRQTGQLADPA; encoded by the coding sequence ATGCGAGACCTTACCCCTTTTCATATTGTTCTGATCGAGCCGGAAATCCCCCCCAACACCGGGAATATCGGTCGCCTGTGCGCCGCCACCGGCACCCATCTCCACTTGGTGGGAACCCTCGGTTTTTCTTTGGATGACAAACATCTGAAACGGGCCGGGCTGGATTACTGGCCGGAAGTGAAGCTGTCCCGCTGGGATAGCTTTGCGGAATTAAAACAACAGCATCCTGATGCAAAGTTCTGGTACACCTCCAAAAAAGCCAGCCGGAATTATACGCAGGTGGAATTTTCCACGGGAGATTTTCTGGTATTCGGCAAGGAGACCAAGGGTCTTCCAGAGGATCTGCTCGAAGCGGAGCAGGAACACGCGCTACGAATCCCTATCTTCAATTCTGCTGTGCGCAGCCTGAATCTGGCCAACTCTGCAGCGATTATTCTCTATGAAGCGCTCCGCCAGACCGGGCAGCTTGCCGACCCTGCATAA
- a CDS encoding GSU3473 family protein, protein MLIPVIYPDGRHDMVKEFLLTKLIEENRIEKFKRSDGWVDVDSDQVRGKRWRPSYAGPERRRRNLELEASIGFS, encoded by the coding sequence ATGCTAATTCCAGTGATCTATCCAGACGGCAGACACGATATGGTGAAAGAATTCCTCCTAACCAAACTGATTGAAGAGAACAGGATCGAGAAGTTCAAGCGCAGCGATGGCTGGGTGGATGTCGATTCGGACCAGGTCCGCGGCAAAAGATGGCGGCCGTCTTATGCCGGCCCGGAACGACGGCGGCGGAATCTTGAGCTTGAGGCCTCTATCGGTTTCTCATAA
- the modF gene encoding molybdate ABC transporter ATP-binding protein ModF, whose amino-acid sequence MPLISLVNITSRIGKKTCLSDINFTVTQNQQWAIIGANGSGKSALGRLLCGQLKAQEGTATLPEKTAFVSFESVTEALDQERYNDDSNVCGGADPGTPARDFILNGQPELAPALAVMAEEFDFSGLLERGIKFLSTGEMRKAVICKALLKKPQLIVFDEPFDGLDQSSCAILKDLISKITRAGTQILLLLNRFSEIVPEITDLAYLQSGRIVLWGPREKMLASTALNRVHHFHSQGSVQLPSPPTEQPMPTNDNQEPLIRMNRVWVRYGDKPILADLSWQVLPGEHWSISGPNGSGKTTLLNLISGENTQAYANDITLFGRKKGSGESIWEIKQRLGYISTAFQRSYRVPGTVSAVLLSGFFDSIGIYHDVSKKQQQLADQWLQLIHMEELARTPFQRLSFGEQRLVLLARAMIKQPQLLILDEPCQGLDEINREMVLKLIDILGSTGRTQILYVTHHPEDRIPCIKNSLQLVPAPGGGSTAAITRCP is encoded by the coding sequence TTGCCACTTATCAGCCTCGTCAACATCACCAGCAGAATCGGCAAAAAAACCTGCCTCAGTGACATCAATTTCACCGTAACCCAAAATCAGCAATGGGCAATAATCGGCGCCAACGGTTCCGGAAAATCCGCATTAGGCCGTTTGCTCTGCGGGCAGTTGAAAGCCCAGGAGGGCACGGCCACGTTACCCGAGAAAACCGCCTTTGTGTCCTTCGAATCCGTCACCGAAGCCCTTGACCAGGAACGTTACAACGACGATTCCAATGTCTGTGGCGGGGCCGATCCAGGCACGCCCGCCCGTGACTTCATCCTCAACGGCCAACCGGAACTGGCACCGGCGCTAGCGGTTATGGCCGAAGAGTTTGATTTTTCAGGTCTGCTTGAGCGAGGGATCAAGTTCCTCTCCACCGGGGAAATGCGCAAAGCGGTTATCTGCAAAGCTCTCTTAAAGAAACCGCAATTGATCGTTTTCGATGAGCCCTTTGACGGTTTGGACCAATCCTCCTGCGCCATCCTCAAAGATCTGATCAGCAAAATAACCAGGGCCGGTACCCAGATCCTGCTGCTGCTCAACCGTTTCAGTGAAATTGTCCCGGAAATTACCGATCTGGCCTACCTGCAGTCCGGCCGTATTGTGCTTTGGGGCCCGCGGGAAAAAATGCTTGCATCGACAGCGCTGAATCGGGTTCACCACTTTCACAGCCAAGGGTCGGTACAACTCCCCTCCCCCCCTACAGAACAGCCCATGCCGACAAACGACAACCAGGAGCCGCTCATCCGCATGAACAGGGTCTGGGTCCGCTATGGCGACAAACCGATCCTGGCGGATCTATCCTGGCAGGTTCTGCCTGGTGAACACTGGAGCATCTCCGGGCCGAACGGGTCCGGCAAAACGACCCTGCTGAACCTTATCAGCGGAGAAAATACTCAGGCCTATGCCAATGACATCACCCTGTTCGGCAGAAAAAAAGGCTCCGGTGAAAGTATCTGGGAGATCAAACAACGGCTTGGCTATATTTCAACCGCTTTTCAGCGCAGCTACCGGGTCCCGGGTACGGTTTCAGCGGTGTTGCTCTCAGGCTTCTTTGATTCCATCGGCATCTATCACGACGTGTCGAAAAAACAACAACAGCTGGCGGACCAATGGCTACAGCTCATTCACATGGAAGAACTGGCCAGGACTCCATTTCAAAGGTTATCTTTCGGCGAGCAACGTCTGGTTCTGCTCGCCCGGGCCATGATCAAACAGCCGCAACTGCTGATTCTGGACGAGCCCTGCCAGGGGCTGGATGAGATCAACCGGGAGATGGTCCTGAAACTGATTGACATCCTTGGTTCCACAGGTCGGACCCAGATTTTATACGTGACCCATCATCCGGAAGACCGGATCCCCTGCATTAAGAACAGCCTGCAACTGGTTCCGGCGCCGGGAGGCGGGTCTACCGCTGCAATTACCCGTTGCCCGTAA